A genomic window from Vitis riparia cultivar Riparia Gloire de Montpellier isolate 1030 chromosome 18, EGFV_Vit.rip_1.0, whole genome shotgun sequence includes:
- the LOC117907841 gene encoding hydroxypyruvate reductase isoform X1: MSQSCHMTAMVVCKPAFGIVSKVAFQFFSSAVFPRKIDKMVKDSNGCITRLLFCGPNFPASNKYTREYLQNYPFIQVDDSSFEEVPDVIADYDMCIVKSMRLDSNIISRANKMKLIMQFGVGLEGVDINAATKCGIKVARIASGETGNAASCAEMAIYLMLGLLRKQKEMQISLKQKIVGEPIGDTLFGKTVFIMGFGNIGIDLAKRLRPFGVRILATKRSWASQSLNSSQSNGFPTPNDNADELVDEKGGHEAIYDFASSADIVVCCLRLNSETAAIIDKKFISSMRKGGLLINIARGGLMDYEAVAYHLESGHLGGLGTDVTWTEPFNPDDQILKFQNVIVTPHVAGVTEHSYRSMAKVVGDIALQLHAGAPLTGLEFVN; encoded by the exons ATGTCACAATCGTGCCATATGACGGCTATGGTGGTTTGTAAGCCGGCATTTGGGATTGTTTCCAAAGTAGCGTTTCAATTCTTTAGCAG TGCAGTGTTTCCAAGGAAGATAGACAAAATGGTTAAGGATAGCAACGGTTGCATCACTCGTCTTCTCTTTTGTGGGCCAAATTTTCCTGCTTCAAATAAATACACTAGAGAATATTTACAAAACTACCCATTTATCCAG GTGGATGATTCTTCCTTTGAAGAGGTGCCTGATGTTATTGCTGACTATGATATGTGTATAGTAAAAAGCATGCGGCTagattcaaatattatttctcgTGCAAATAAGATGAAGCTTATAATGCAGTTTGGTGTTGGGCTAGAAG GTGTTGACATCAATGCTGCTACAAAATGTGGAATTAAAGTCGCTAGAATCGCGAGTGGTGAAACTGGTAATGCTGCCTCATGTGCAGAAATGGCCATATATCTGATGCTGGGACTTCTCCGGAAGCAA AAAGAGATGCAGATTtctttaaaacagaaaatagttgGAGAGCCTATTGGTGATACACTATTTGGAAAAACT GTATTCATTATGGGGTTTGGAAATATTgggattgatttggcaaagcgCTTGCGACCATTCGGTGTAAGAATTCTTGCTACAAAACGGAGTTGGGCCTCTCAGTCTCTAAATTCTAGCCAATCAAATG GGTTTCCCACTCCAAATGATAATGCTGATGAATTGGTTGATGAGAAGGGTGGTCATGAAGCTATCTATGACTTTGCAAGCAGTGCTGACATAGTTGTTTGCTGCTTGAGATTGAATAGTGAAACA gCTGCCATAATAGACAAGAAATTCATATCTTCAATGAGGAAG gGTGGCCTTTTGATAAATATTGCCCGAGGGGGTCTCATGGACTATGAGGCTGTTGCTTATCACCTTGAATCTGGCCACTTGGGAGGCCTGGGGACTGATGTTACTTGGACTGAGCCATTTAATCCTGATGACCAAATTTTGAAGTTCCAGAATGTCATAGTCACACCACATGTTGCAGGGGTTACAGAACATTCTTATAGATCCATGGCTAAG GTTGTAGGTGATATTGCCCTCCAACTTCATGCTGGGGCTCCTCTGACAGGATTAGAGTTCGTCAACTGA
- the LOC117907841 gene encoding hydroxypyruvate reductase isoform X3, whose protein sequence is MVKDSNGCITRLLFCGPNFPASNKYTREYLQNYPFIQVDDSSFEEVPDVIADYDMCIVKSMRLDSNIISRANKMKLIMQFGVGLEGVDINAATKCGIKVARIASGETGNAASCAEMAIYLMLGLLRKQKEMQISLKQKIVGEPIGDTLFGKTVFIMGFGNIGIDLAKRLRPFGVRILATKRSWASQSLNSSQSNGFPTPNDNADELVDEKGGHEAIYDFASSADIVVCCLRLNSETAAIIDKKFISSMRKGGLLINIARGGLMDYEAVAYHLESGHLGGLGTDVTWTEPFNPDDQILKFQNVIVTPHVAGVTEHSYRSMAKVVGDIALQLHAGAPLTGLEFVN, encoded by the exons ATGGTTAAGGATAGCAACGGTTGCATCACTCGTCTTCTCTTTTGTGGGCCAAATTTTCCTGCTTCAAATAAATACACTAGAGAATATTTACAAAACTACCCATTTATCCAG GTGGATGATTCTTCCTTTGAAGAGGTGCCTGATGTTATTGCTGACTATGATATGTGTATAGTAAAAAGCATGCGGCTagattcaaatattatttctcgTGCAAATAAGATGAAGCTTATAATGCAGTTTGGTGTTGGGCTAGAAG GTGTTGACATCAATGCTGCTACAAAATGTGGAATTAAAGTCGCTAGAATCGCGAGTGGTGAAACTGGTAATGCTGCCTCATGTGCAGAAATGGCCATATATCTGATGCTGGGACTTCTCCGGAAGCAA AAAGAGATGCAGATTtctttaaaacagaaaatagttgGAGAGCCTATTGGTGATACACTATTTGGAAAAACT GTATTCATTATGGGGTTTGGAAATATTgggattgatttggcaaagcgCTTGCGACCATTCGGTGTAAGAATTCTTGCTACAAAACGGAGTTGGGCCTCTCAGTCTCTAAATTCTAGCCAATCAAATG GGTTTCCCACTCCAAATGATAATGCTGATGAATTGGTTGATGAGAAGGGTGGTCATGAAGCTATCTATGACTTTGCAAGCAGTGCTGACATAGTTGTTTGCTGCTTGAGATTGAATAGTGAAACA gCTGCCATAATAGACAAGAAATTCATATCTTCAATGAGGAAG gGTGGCCTTTTGATAAATATTGCCCGAGGGGGTCTCATGGACTATGAGGCTGTTGCTTATCACCTTGAATCTGGCCACTTGGGAGGCCTGGGGACTGATGTTACTTGGACTGAGCCATTTAATCCTGATGACCAAATTTTGAAGTTCCAGAATGTCATAGTCACACCACATGTTGCAGGGGTTACAGAACATTCTTATAGATCCATGGCTAAG GTTGTAGGTGATATTGCCCTCCAACTTCATGCTGGGGCTCCTCTGACAGGATTAGAGTTCGTCAACTGA
- the LOC117907841 gene encoding hydroxypyruvate reductase isoform X2: protein MCLDAVFPRKIDKMVKDSNGCITRLLFCGPNFPASNKYTREYLQNYPFIQVDDSSFEEVPDVIADYDMCIVKSMRLDSNIISRANKMKLIMQFGVGLEGVDINAATKCGIKVARIASGETGNAASCAEMAIYLMLGLLRKQKEMQISLKQKIVGEPIGDTLFGKTVFIMGFGNIGIDLAKRLRPFGVRILATKRSWASQSLNSSQSNGFPTPNDNADELVDEKGGHEAIYDFASSADIVVCCLRLNSETAAIIDKKFISSMRKGGLLINIARGGLMDYEAVAYHLESGHLGGLGTDVTWTEPFNPDDQILKFQNVIVTPHVAGVTEHSYRSMAKVVGDIALQLHAGAPLTGLEFVN from the exons ATGTGTTTGGA TGCAGTGTTTCCAAGGAAGATAGACAAAATGGTTAAGGATAGCAACGGTTGCATCACTCGTCTTCTCTTTTGTGGGCCAAATTTTCCTGCTTCAAATAAATACACTAGAGAATATTTACAAAACTACCCATTTATCCAG GTGGATGATTCTTCCTTTGAAGAGGTGCCTGATGTTATTGCTGACTATGATATGTGTATAGTAAAAAGCATGCGGCTagattcaaatattatttctcgTGCAAATAAGATGAAGCTTATAATGCAGTTTGGTGTTGGGCTAGAAG GTGTTGACATCAATGCTGCTACAAAATGTGGAATTAAAGTCGCTAGAATCGCGAGTGGTGAAACTGGTAATGCTGCCTCATGTGCAGAAATGGCCATATATCTGATGCTGGGACTTCTCCGGAAGCAA AAAGAGATGCAGATTtctttaaaacagaaaatagttgGAGAGCCTATTGGTGATACACTATTTGGAAAAACT GTATTCATTATGGGGTTTGGAAATATTgggattgatttggcaaagcgCTTGCGACCATTCGGTGTAAGAATTCTTGCTACAAAACGGAGTTGGGCCTCTCAGTCTCTAAATTCTAGCCAATCAAATG GGTTTCCCACTCCAAATGATAATGCTGATGAATTGGTTGATGAGAAGGGTGGTCATGAAGCTATCTATGACTTTGCAAGCAGTGCTGACATAGTTGTTTGCTGCTTGAGATTGAATAGTGAAACA gCTGCCATAATAGACAAGAAATTCATATCTTCAATGAGGAAG gGTGGCCTTTTGATAAATATTGCCCGAGGGGGTCTCATGGACTATGAGGCTGTTGCTTATCACCTTGAATCTGGCCACTTGGGAGGCCTGGGGACTGATGTTACTTGGACTGAGCCATTTAATCCTGATGACCAAATTTTGAAGTTCCAGAATGTCATAGTCACACCACATGTTGCAGGGGTTACAGAACATTCTTATAGATCCATGGCTAAG GTTGTAGGTGATATTGCCCTCCAACTTCATGCTGGGGCTCCTCTGACAGGATTAGAGTTCGTCAACTGA
- the LOC117907660 gene encoding uncharacterized protein LOC117907660 has protein sequence MMAKEPGSKCRSLLRSVEERALSKKVEEKQVPYLPKDCFSNILVRLPIESLPSSRLVCKPWYKLINSPIFIDAHLRRSEVVLIFLTPIVKQETYLDPFSTRSISQEKPNTFSVEVNLLQLESAPLFHQPVIDPRRKSYIQFMEIKDGKSKIGEFNISCMGEITASFNGLILLENKLKRGRLVVMNPVTRKLTELPLGTLSQPHQESYGFALSDSTSEYKVVHLFHDELRYINCEILNVGTRTWRPVNGPSFGLISWFGYKPVSAMGALHWVPHINDNDYIVSLHLENEKFHTVQLPKSYRTHDGIVEMGGSLCFVSHDEDMLQIGIWSLKGLSGEGWTKQHCITTGCILDMVPLFSMRTTEEMVFKRDEDGSLYAYDFQLQVMRKIDMETPLSDCYLPHVNSLVSWCPKDSSEDGNY, from the coding sequence ATGATGGCCAAAGAACCAGGGAGCAAGTGCAGAAGTTTATTGAGATCTGTAGAAGAGAGGGCATTGTCCAAAAAGGTGGAGGAAAAGCAAGTACCCTATCTTCCTAAAGATTGTTTTTCTAACATCCTTGTTCGGCTTCCTATTGAATCTCTACCAAGTTCAAGGTTGGTTTGTAAGCCATGGTATAAATTGATTAATAGCCCTATTTTCATTGATGCCCATCTCCGTCGCTCCGAAGTTgttctaatctttttaacacCAATTGTGAAACAAGAAACATACTTAGACCCTTTTTCTACGAGATCAATCTCACAAGAGAAACCAAACACTTTCTCTGTTGAAGTAAACCTTCTTCAATTGGAATCCGCCCCTCTTTTTCATCAACCAGTCATAGACCCCAGAAGAAAGTCCTATATCCAGTTCATGGAGATTAAAGATGGAAAGAGCAAGATTGGAGAGTTTAACATAAGCTGCATGGGCGAGATTACAGCCAGTTTCAATGGTCTGATTTTGCTTGAAAACAAGCTGAAGAGAGGAAGATTGGTAGTCATGAATCCTGTTACTCGGAAACTCACTGAACTTCCTCTAGGAACTTTATCTCAACCCCATCAAGAATCTTATGGCTTTGCATTAAGCGATTCTACAAGCGAATACAAAGTGGTACACTTGTTTCATGATGAGTTGAGGTACATCAATTGTGAGATACTGAATGTTGGGACAAGAACTTGGAGACCAGTGAATGGACCTTCTTTTGGGCTCATTAGTTGGTTCGGGTACAAACCGGTTTCTGCCATGGGAGCTCTGCACTGGGTTCCTCACATCAACGACAACGATTACATAGTGTCTCTGCACTTGGAAAATGAAAAGTTCCACACTGTCCAGCTCCCAAAGAGTTACAGAACTCATGATGGAATCGTTGAGATGGGAGGCAGCCTATGTTTTGTGTCTCATGATGAAGATATGCTCCAAATCGGCATCTGGAGCTTGAAGGGTTTGTCTGGAGAAGGTTGGACAAAGCAGCACTGCATCACAACTGGCTGCATACTGGACATGGTTCCTCTGTTCAGTATGCGAACGACTGAAGAAATGGTGTTCAAGAGGGATGAAGATGGGTCCTTGTATGCCTATGATTTCCAACTCCAGGTGATGAGAAAGATTGACATGGAAACCCCATTATCTGACTGCTACCTGCCTCATGTGAATAGCCTTGTTTCATGGTGTCCCAAGGATTCGAGTGAAGATGGGAATTATTGA